Proteins co-encoded in one Pseudomonas fluorescens genomic window:
- a CDS encoding TetR/AcrR family transcriptional regulator, whose protein sequence is MTFEVPAHGGKPASRIRQKNEETIIKAAEDEFARHGYKGTSMNTIATKAGLPKANLHYYFTNKLGLYVAVLSNILELWDSTFNSLTAEDDPAEALTRYIRAKMEFSRRQPQASRIFAMEVISGGECLTEYFNQDYRTWFQGRAAVFQAWIDAGKMDPVDPVHLIFLLWGSTQHYADFANQICRVTGRSKLTKQDMEDAGNNLIRIILKGCGLTSSI, encoded by the coding sequence ATGACCTTTGAAGTCCCTGCCCACGGCGGAAAACCTGCCAGCCGCATTCGTCAGAAGAACGAAGAGACCATCATCAAAGCCGCCGAAGACGAATTCGCCCGTCACGGTTACAAAGGCACCAGCATGAATACCATCGCCACCAAGGCCGGGCTGCCCAAGGCGAACCTGCATTACTACTTCACCAACAAGCTCGGGTTGTACGTGGCGGTACTGAGCAACATCCTTGAGCTGTGGGACAGCACCTTCAACTCCCTCACGGCCGAGGACGATCCGGCCGAAGCGCTGACCCGCTACATCCGCGCGAAAATGGAGTTTTCCCGTCGCCAGCCACAAGCGTCGCGGATCTTCGCGATGGAGGTGATCAGCGGCGGCGAATGCCTGACCGAGTATTTCAACCAGGACTATCGCACCTGGTTCCAGGGCCGGGCCGCCGTATTCCAGGCGTGGATCGACGCCGGCAAGATGGACCCGGTGGATCCGGTGCACCTGATCTTCCTGCTGTGGGGCAGCACCCAGCACTACGCCGACTTCGCCAACCAGATCTGCCGGGTGACCGGTCGCAGCAAGTTGACCAAACAGGACATGGAAGACGCCGGCAACAACCTGATCCGCATCATCCTCAAAGGCTGCGGCCTCACTTCTTCTATATAA
- a CDS encoding ABC transporter permease: MLLSLEPRGRQSRLMLWCSPVLAAVLTLVCGSLLFVALGHDPLKTLHTLLIAPVSDLYGVSELLVKTLPILLCALGLAVAYQARIWNIGAEGQLLLGALAGSALAVNIIDLQSRWALVLILLTGTLAGAAWAGLTAWLRTRFNANEILTSIMLNYIALNLLLFCVHGPLKDPAGFNFPESAMFSDASRLPLLMEDGRAHIGVYFALLALVAVWVLLQKSFVGFQIKVLGLDKRAAGFAGFREKRLIWLALLISGALAGLAGVCEVTGPIGQLVPQVSPGYGYAAITVAFLGRLHPIGILFSSLLMALLYIGGESAQMTLNLPQAITQLFQGMMLFFLLACDVLILYRPRLNLRWVRRTSTTAVTAGAL; this comes from the coding sequence ATGTTGCTTTCCCTCGAACCCCGTGGTCGCCAATCGCGCCTGATGTTGTGGTGCTCGCCGGTGCTGGCGGCGGTGCTGACGCTGGTCTGCGGATCGTTGCTGTTCGTCGCCCTCGGCCATGATCCGCTGAAAACTTTGCATACCTTGCTGATCGCCCCGGTCAGCGACCTGTATGGCGTCTCCGAGCTGCTGGTCAAAACCTTGCCGATCCTCTTGTGTGCGCTGGGGCTGGCGGTGGCCTATCAGGCGCGGATCTGGAACATCGGCGCCGAAGGTCAACTGTTGCTCGGTGCGTTGGCCGGCAGTGCGCTGGCGGTGAACATCATCGATCTGCAAAGCCGCTGGGCGCTGGTACTGATCCTGCTCACCGGCACCCTCGCCGGCGCCGCGTGGGCCGGGCTCACCGCCTGGTTGCGCACGCGCTTCAACGCCAACGAAATCCTCACCAGCATCATGCTCAATTACATCGCGCTGAACCTGTTGCTGTTCTGCGTACACGGGCCGCTGAAGGATCCGGCCGGATTCAATTTTCCCGAGTCAGCAATGTTCAGCGATGCCAGCCGCCTGCCGCTGTTGATGGAGGACGGTCGGGCACACATCGGTGTGTATTTCGCCTTGCTTGCGCTGGTCGCGGTGTGGGTGTTGCTGCAGAAAAGCTTCGTCGGTTTCCAGATAAAAGTGTTGGGTCTGGACAAGCGCGCGGCGGGATTTGCCGGTTTTCGCGAGAAGCGGCTGATCTGGCTCGCGCTGTTGATCAGCGGCGCACTGGCCGGGCTGGCCGGTGTCTGCGAAGTCACCGGCCCGATCGGCCAACTGGTGCCGCAGGTCTCGCCGGGCTACGGCTATGCGGCGATCACCGTGGCGTTTCTCGGGCGGCTTCACCCCATCGGCATTCTGTTTTCAAGCCTGTTGATGGCGCTGCTGTACATCGGTGGCGAGAGCGCACAGATGACGCTGAATCTGCCCCAGGCGATCACCCAGTTGTTTCAAGGAATGATGCTGTTTTTCCTGCTGGCTTGTGACGTGCTGATCCTCTACCGACCACGCCTGAACCTGCGCTGGGTGCGGCGCACCTCAACCACCGCCGTAACTGCCGGAGCGCTGTGA
- a CDS encoding ABC transporter ATP-binding protein, translating to MPNPTSTPRLQLRHISKRYPGCLANDAIDLSIAPGEIHALLGENGAGKSTLMKIIYGVIQADSGEMLWQGQPVIMRNPAQARQLGIGMVFQHFSLFETLSVAQNIALAMGPAAGSPKRLEAKIRDVSRRYGMALEPQRLVHSLSIGERQRVEIVRCLMQDIRLLILDEPTSVLTPQEADELFITLRRLAAEGCSILFISHKLGEVRALCHSATVLRGGRVAGHCVPAQCTDQQLAQLMVGESAALNGEYPKVRGGAAFLQVSGLNWHNPDPFGCSLTDIDLQVRSGEIVGIAGVAGNGQDELLALLSGEQTLPRESAATIHLREHAVADRRPDARRRLGLAFVPAERLGHGAVPDMSLADNALLTAFQQGLVSHGLIERGKVEALAQTIIQRFGVKTPDTQTAARSLSGGNLQKFILGREILQQPKLLIAAHPTWGVDVGAAAVIHRALIALRDAGAAILVISEDLDELFRISDRLGALCGGRLSALQDTALTRLSDVGGWMAGQFDTPQSQPATV from the coding sequence ATGCCAAACCCCACGTCCACACCGCGCCTGCAACTGCGCCACATCAGCAAACGTTATCCCGGTTGCCTCGCCAATGACGCCATCGACCTGAGCATCGCCCCCGGTGAAATCCACGCGCTGCTCGGTGAAAACGGCGCAGGTAAAAGCACGTTGATGAAGATCATCTACGGCGTCATCCAGGCCGATTCGGGCGAGATGCTGTGGCAGGGGCAACCGGTGATCATGCGCAATCCGGCCCAGGCGCGGCAGTTGGGCATCGGCATGGTGTTCCAGCATTTCTCGCTGTTCGAGACCTTGAGCGTGGCGCAGAACATCGCACTGGCGATGGGCCCGGCGGCCGGTTCGCCGAAACGACTTGAGGCGAAAATCCGTGACGTGTCCCGCCGATATGGCATGGCGCTGGAACCCCAGCGACTTGTCCACAGCCTGTCGATCGGCGAGCGGCAACGGGTCGAGATCGTTCGTTGCCTGATGCAAGACATTCGCCTGCTGATTCTCGATGAGCCGACCTCGGTGCTCACGCCGCAGGAAGCCGACGAGTTGTTCATCACCCTGCGCCGGCTCGCGGCCGAGGGCTGCAGCATTCTGTTCATCAGCCACAAACTCGGCGAGGTACGCGCCTTGTGTCACAGCGCCACGGTATTGCGCGGTGGTCGGGTGGCCGGGCATTGCGTACCGGCGCAATGCACCGACCAACAACTGGCGCAGTTGATGGTCGGCGAGTCGGCGGCGCTGAACGGCGAGTACCCGAAAGTCAGGGGCGGCGCAGCATTTCTGCAAGTCAGCGGATTGAACTGGCACAACCCCGATCCGTTCGGCTGCTCGTTGACCGACATCGACTTGCAGGTGCGCAGCGGTGAAATCGTCGGCATCGCGGGAGTGGCCGGCAACGGTCAGGACGAGTTGCTGGCATTGCTCAGCGGCGAGCAGACACTGCCCCGCGAATCAGCGGCAACCATCCATCTTCGAGAACACGCCGTCGCCGATCGGCGCCCGGATGCGCGACGCAGACTCGGCCTGGCGTTCGTCCCCGCCGAACGCCTCGGGCATGGCGCGGTGCCGGACATGAGCCTGGCGGACAACGCCCTGCTCACCGCCTTTCAACAAGGCCTGGTCAGCCACGGTTTGATCGAGCGCGGCAAGGTCGAAGCCCTCGCCCAAACGATCATCCAGCGCTTCGGCGTGAAAACCCCGGACACCCAGACCGCCGCCCGCAGCCTGTCGGGCGGCAACCTGCAGAAATTCATTCTCGGCCGGGAAATCCTCCAGCAACCGAAACTGCTGATCGCCGCGCACCCCACCTGGGGCGTGGACGTCGGCGCGGCAGCGGTGATTCATCGCGCCCTGATTGCCTTGCGCGATGCCGGTGCGGCGATCCTGGTGATTTCCGAAGACCTCGACGAACTGTTCCGGATCAGCGACCGCCTCGGCGCGCTCTGCGGCGGGCGCCTGTCGGCGTTGCAGGACACGGCGCTGACCCGCCTCAGCGACGTTGGCGGCTGGATGGCCGGTCAGTTCGACACCCCTCAATCACAACCGGCCACGGTTTAA
- a CDS encoding CoA-acylating methylmalonate-semialdehyde dehydrogenase, translated as MSVIPHLINGELVTENGRAVDVFNPSTGQAIHKLPLASQETIQKAIDAAKAAFPAWRNTPPAKRAQVMFRFKQLLEQNEARIAQLISEEHGKTLEDAAGELKRGIENVEFACAAPEILKGEYSRNVGPNIDAWSDFQPLGVVAGITPFNFPAMVPLWMYPLAIVCGNCFILKPSERDPSSTLLIAQLLLEAGLPKGVLSVVHGDKTAVDALIEAPEVKALSFVGSTPIAEYIYAEGTKRGKRVQALGGAKNHAVLMPDADLDNAVSALMGAAYGSCGERCMAISVAVCVGDQVADALVAKLVPQIKALKIGAGTSCGLDMGPLVTGQARDKVSGYVEDGVAAGATLVVDGRGLSVAGHEEGFFLGGCLFDNVTPEMRIYKEEIFGPVLCVVRVNSLEEAMQLINDHEYGNGTCIFTRDGEAARLFCDEIEVGMVGVNVPLPVPVAYHSFGGWKRSLFGDLHAYGPDGVRFYTRRKAITQRWPQRASHEASQFAFPSL; from the coding sequence ATGAGCGTTATCCCGCATTTGATCAATGGCGAACTGGTGACCGAGAACGGTCGCGCGGTCGATGTGTTCAACCCGTCCACCGGTCAGGCTATCCACAAGCTGCCGCTGGCCAGCCAGGAAACCATCCAGAAAGCCATTGATGCCGCCAAGGCTGCGTTCCCGGCCTGGCGCAATACGCCACCGGCCAAACGTGCCCAGGTGATGTTCCGTTTCAAGCAACTGCTGGAGCAGAACGAAGCGCGCATCGCACAGTTGATCAGTGAAGAACATGGCAAGACCCTGGAAGATGCCGCCGGTGAGCTGAAGCGCGGTATCGAGAACGTCGAGTTCGCCTGTGCCGCGCCGGAAATCCTCAAGGGCGAGTACAGCCGTAACGTCGGCCCGAACATCGATGCCTGGTCGGACTTCCAGCCGCTGGGCGTTGTGGCCGGTATCACTCCGTTCAACTTCCCGGCCATGGTGCCGCTGTGGATGTATCCGCTGGCGATCGTTTGCGGTAACTGCTTCATCCTCAAACCGTCCGAGCGTGATCCAAGCTCGACGCTGCTGATCGCTCAATTGTTGCTGGAAGCGGGTTTGCCGAAAGGTGTACTGAGCGTGGTGCACGGTGACAAGACTGCGGTGGACGCGCTGATCGAAGCGCCGGAAGTCAAAGCGCTGAGTTTTGTTGGCTCGACGCCGATTGCTGAATACATCTATGCCGAAGGTACCAAGCGTGGCAAACGCGTTCAGGCACTGGGTGGCGCGAAGAACCACGCGGTGCTGATGCCGGATGCGGATCTGGACAACGCGGTCAGCGCACTGATGGGCGCGGCTTACGGCTCCTGCGGTGAGCGCTGCATGGCGATTTCGGTGGCCGTGTGTGTGGGCGACCAGGTAGCGGACGCACTGGTCGCCAAACTGGTTCCACAGATCAAGGCGCTGAAGATCGGTGCCGGTACTTCTTGCGGTCTGGACATGGGGCCGCTGGTTACCGGTCAGGCCCGCGACAAAGTCAGTGGTTATGTCGAAGACGGCGTGGCGGCGGGCGCGACCCTGGTGGTCGATGGTCGTGGTCTGAGCGTTGCCGGTCATGAAGAAGGCTTCTTCCTGGGTGGCTGCCTGTTCGACAACGTCACCCCTGAGATGCGCATCTATAAAGAAGAGATCTTCGGGCCAGTGTTGTGCGTCGTTCGGGTGAACAGCCTGGAAGAGGCGATGCAACTGATCAACGATCACGAATACGGCAACGGTACCTGCATCTTCACCCGTGATGGTGAAGCGGCGCGTCTGTTCTGCGACGAGATTGAAGTCGGCATGGTCGGCGTCAACGTTCCATTGCCGGTACCGGTGGCTTACCACAGCTTCGGTGGCTGGAAGCGTTCACTGTTCGGCGACCTGCATGCCTATGGCCCGGATGGTGTGCGTTTCTACACGCGTCGTAAGGCGATCACCCAGCGCTGGCCACAGCGTGCGAGTCATGAAGCTTCGCAGTTCGCATTCCCTAGCTTGTAA
- a CDS encoding aspartate aminotransferase family protein gives MNMPENASSPLASQLKLDAHWMPYTANRNFQRDPRLIVGAEGSWLIDDKGRKVYDSLSGLWTCGAGHTRKEIQEAVAKQLGTLDYSPGFQYGHPLSFQLAEKITDLTPGNLNHVFFTDSGSECADTAVKMVRAYWRLKGQSTKTKMIGRARGYHGVNIAGTSLGGVNGNRKLFGQAMMDVDHLPHTLLASNAFSRGMPEQGGIALADELLKLIELHDASNIAAVFVEPMAGSAGVLVPPQGYLKRLREICDQHNILLVFDEVITGFGRTGTMFGATTFGVTPDLMCIAKQVTNGAIPMGAVIASSEIYQTFMNQPTPEYAVEFPHGYTYSAHPVACAAGLAALDLLQKENLVQSVAEVAPHFENALHGLKGAKNVIDIRNFGLAGAIQIAGRDGDAIVRPFEAGMALWKAGFYVRFGGDTLQFGPTFNSKPQDLDRLFDAVGEVLNKLD, from the coding sequence ATGAACATGCCTGAAAACGCGTCGTCGCCACTGGCCAGCCAACTGAAGCTGGACGCGCACTGGATGCCGTACACCGCCAACCGTAACTTCCAGCGCGACCCGCGTTTGATCGTTGGCGCCGAAGGCAGCTGGCTGATCGACGACAAGGGCCGCAAGGTGTACGACTCGCTGTCCGGTCTGTGGACCTGCGGCGCCGGGCATACCCGCAAGGAAATCCAGGAAGCGGTGGCCAAGCAGTTGGGCACCCTCGATTACTCGCCGGGCTTCCAGTACGGCCACCCGCTGTCGTTCCAGCTGGCGGAGAAAATCACCGACCTGACGCCGGGCAACCTGAATCACGTGTTCTTCACTGACTCGGGCTCCGAGTGCGCCGACACCGCAGTGAAAATGGTCCGCGCTTACTGGCGCCTGAAAGGCCAGTCGACCAAGACCAAAATGATCGGCCGTGCACGTGGCTACCATGGTGTGAACATCGCCGGCACCAGCCTTGGTGGTGTCAATGGCAACCGCAAACTGTTCGGTCAGGCGATGATGGATGTCGATCACCTGCCGCACACTCTGCTGGCGAGCAATGCCTTCTCCCGTGGCATGCCGGAGCAAGGCGGTATCGCACTGGCCGATGAACTGCTGAAGCTGATCGAGCTGCACGATGCTTCGAACATCGCAGCGGTGTTCGTTGAGCCGATGGCCGGTTCCGCTGGCGTGCTGGTTCCGCCACAGGGCTACCTCAAGCGCCTGCGTGAAATCTGCGATCAGCACAACATCCTGCTGGTGTTCGACGAAGTGATCACCGGTTTCGGCCGTACCGGCACCATGTTCGGCGCCACTACTTTCGGGGTGACCCCGGACCTGATGTGCATCGCCAAGCAAGTCACCAACGGCGCGATCCCGATGGGCGCGGTGATTGCCAGCTCCGAGATCTACCAGACCTTCATGAACCAGCCGACCCCGGAATACGCCGTGGAATTCCCGCACGGCTACACCTACTCGGCGCACCCGGTGGCTTGCGCCGCAGGTCTGGCAGCCCTCGATCTGCTGCAGAAGGAAAACCTGGTACAGAGCGTGGCCGAGGTCGCACCGCATTTCGAAAACGCTTTGCATGGTCTGAAAGGTGCGAAGAACGTCATCGACATTCGTAACTTCGGTCTGGCCGGTGCGATCCAGATCGCGGGCCGTGACGGCGACGCCATCGTGCGTCCGTTCGAAGCCGGCATGGCGTTGTGGAAAGCAGGGTTCTACGTGCGCTTCGGCGGCGACACCCTGCAGTTCGGCCCAACCTTCAACAGCAAGCCGCAGGACCTTGATCGTCTGTTCGACGCGGTCGGCGAAGTGCTGAACAAGCTCGACTGA
- a CDS encoding IMPACT family protein yields the protein MPFTLSGFCEFREEIRKSRFITFAAPIGSPAEAQAFIEQYSDLNASHNCWAWKLGDQYRSNDDGEPGGTAGRPILAAIEAQDCDQVAVLVIRWYGGIQLGTGGLARAYGGGANKCLQAAPKIELISRVPVRCACAFSELALVKLRVADLGGLVLEENFTANGVELQLAVGEAHIELLQNQLADLSRGRILLQR from the coding sequence ATGCCATTCACCCTCAGCGGCTTTTGCGAATTCCGCGAAGAGATTCGCAAAAGCCGTTTCATCACCTTCGCCGCGCCGATCGGCAGCCCTGCCGAGGCGCAAGCCTTCATCGAGCAGTACAGCGACTTGAACGCTTCGCACAATTGCTGGGCGTGGAAACTCGGCGATCAATACCGCAGCAACGACGACGGCGAACCCGGTGGCACTGCCGGGCGGCCGATTCTCGCGGCCATCGAAGCGCAGGATTGCGATCAGGTCGCGGTGCTGGTGATCCGCTGGTATGGCGGCATTCAACTGGGCACCGGTGGCCTGGCCCGGGCCTATGGCGGCGGTGCAAACAAGTGCCTGCAGGCAGCGCCGAAGATCGAGTTGATCAGTCGCGTGCCCGTGCGTTGCGCCTGCGCTTTCAGCGAGCTGGCACTGGTGAAGTTGCGGGTGGCGGATCTCGGCGGTCTGGTGTTGGAGGAAAACTTCACCGCCAATGGTGTCGAGCTGCAACTGGCCGTGGGCGAAGCGCACATCGAGCTGTTGCAGAATCAGTTGGCCGACCTGAGCCGTGGGCGAATCCTGCTGCAGCGTTGA
- a CDS encoding LysR family transcriptional regulator has protein sequence MSSRRPDPLAQVSDFDIRLLRIFRSVVECGGFSAAETVLGIGRSAISQQMSDLEQRLGLRLCQRGRAGFSLTEEGREVYQSALQLLSALESFRTEVNGLHQHLRGELIIGLTDNLVTLPHMRITHALAQLKERGPDVQIQIRMIAPNEVEQGVLDGRLHVGVVPQASALSGLEYQPLYSERSLLYCAVGHPLFYVDDKQLDDERLNSQDAIAPTFRLPAEIQAHYQALNCTASASDREGMAFLILTGRYIGYLPDHYASLWVQQGRLRALKASTRFYDLSLASVTRKGRRPHLVLESFLESLAATR, from the coding sequence ATGAGCAGTCGTCGCCCCGATCCACTGGCCCAGGTCAGTGACTTTGACATTCGCCTGTTGCGGATTTTTCGCAGCGTGGTGGAGTGCGGCGGCTTCTCGGCAGCAGAAACCGTGCTCGGCATCGGTCGCTCTGCGATCAGCCAGCAGATGAGCGATCTGGAGCAACGCCTCGGCCTGCGTCTTTGCCAGCGCGGGCGCGCCGGTTTCTCCCTGACCGAAGAGGGCCGCGAGGTTTATCAGTCGGCGTTGCAACTGTTGAGTGCACTGGAAAGTTTCCGCACCGAGGTCAACGGCCTGCATCAGCACCTGCGCGGCGAGTTGATCATCGGCCTGACCGATAACCTCGTCACCCTCCCCCACATGCGTATCACCCATGCACTGGCGCAGTTGAAGGAGCGCGGGCCGGACGTGCAGATCCAGATCCGCATGATTGCCCCCAATGAAGTCGAACAAGGCGTGCTCGACGGCCGTCTGCATGTCGGTGTGGTGCCGCAGGCCAGTGCGCTGTCGGGACTGGAGTATCAGCCGCTGTACAGCGAACGTTCGCTGCTTTATTGCGCGGTCGGCCATCCGCTGTTTTACGTCGATGACAAACAACTGGATGACGAACGCTTGAACAGCCAGGACGCCATCGCCCCGACCTTCCGTTTGCCGGCAGAGATCCAGGCGCACTATCAGGCGCTCAATTGCACCGCCAGCGCTTCCGACCGAGAAGGCATGGCATTCCTGATTCTGACCGGGCGTTACATCGGTTATCTGCCGGATCACTACGCCAGTCTCTGGGTGCAACAGGGACGGCTGCGTGCGCTCAAGGCCAGCACGCGGTTCTATGATTTGAGCCTGGCCTCGGTCACCCGCAAGGGCCGGCGTCCGCATCTGGTGCTGGAAAGTTTTCTCGAAAGCCTGGCCGCGACCCGCTGA